CAGTTTCTCCATCGCTGAATATCACCTGGGGGTGGGGGCGTATCGAAAGCACTAGTTGCGGCGAAACAAGACCTTATTTGTAGACACCGCCACAACTTAAGCGTGCGCGCAAACCCTTCCCATATCGTAGATTATAGGGATTGCTCAAAGGGGTCAACCGCGCTTGAGCACGCACCGATCGTCGGCTCCGCTATCATGGTATTCGATCCCACGACCGTTTCCCTTGCCCAGCTAGCGTAGATTCCGTGAAGATTCTCGCAATGACCAGGCCTGCACGCTGGATGGGACAAGATTGCGTAGCTTCTAAGTTTACGCCGTTGCCGTACATCCTCTGGTTAGAAGCATAACGAGGCGAACAGGTTACGCCCAAGTTGCCGGGTTCGGGCCTGCGGGGTTGCATCGACTGCCCCCATTTGCGATTCTCAGACCAGGAAAAAGAGACCAGAAAGAGGAAGAATGAGCCAGCCCCCCCAGTCTGCACCACCCAAGAAGAATATCGTCACGCGAGACATTCGCGGGCGGCTTCTCTTTTTGGGGACAGGTACCTCGATGGGGGTGCCAGTGGTGGGGTGCGGCTGCGATGTCTGTCAAAGCACCAATCCTAAGAACAAGCGAACCCGGTGTAGTGTTATCTTCGGCCTGCCCGAGGGGAACCTGCTGATCGACACGCCGCCAGACCTGCGAACGCAACTGCTGGCCAATGGGATCGGCATCATTCATGCGGTCGCGTTCACGCACAGCCACGCCGATCACCTGTTCGGGCTGGATGACATCCGCCTCTTTCAGTTCTATATCGGTCACGCGGTTCCGATTTACTGCGAGGCGAACGTCGACGCCAAGATCCGCCGGGTATACGACTATGCGTTCAGCACCGAGGTACAAACGCACGTCGGCTCGCGGCCTGCTCTCGACATGCGTCAGATTGGGCTCGACCCGTTCGAGGTGCTGGGAGCGAAGGTCACACCGATCCGCCTGCAGCACGGCCCCCGCTTTGAAGTGCTGGGCTTCCGTGTCGGCAACGTCGCTTACTGCACCGATGTGAATCACATTCCCGACGAAAGCTGGGCCAGGCTCCAGGGGTTAGACGTGCTGGTTTTGGATGCCCTAAGGCCAGAACCCCACCCGACTCACTTCTCGATCGAAGAGGCCGTCGAGGTCGCCCAGAAGGTTGGTGCCAAGCAGACGTACTTCACACACATTGCCTGTAAGATGGAGCACGAACGAACCAACGCCTGGCTGCCCGATGGAA
Above is a window of Blastopirellula marina DNA encoding:
- a CDS encoding MBL fold metallo-hydrolase, with product MGVPVVGCGCDVCQSTNPKNKRTRCSVIFGLPEGNLLIDTPPDLRTQLLANGIGIIHAVAFTHSHADHLFGLDDIRLFQFYIGHAVPIYCEANVDAKIRRVYDYAFSTEVQTHVGSRPALDMRQIGLDPFEVLGAKVTPIRLQHGPRFEVLGFRVGNVAYCTDVNHIPDESWARLQGLDVLVLDALRPEPHPTHFSIEEAVEVAQKVGAKQTYFTHIACKMEHERTNAWLPDGMELAYDGLELPLT